Within the Danaus plexippus chromosome 25, MEX_DaPlex, whole genome shotgun sequence genome, the region CGATACTATTTCAGAAAATTATTGCATCTCATTTGGATTTCAACAACATTGTATTTCGCTTGAACGCGGTTCAAATTAAAGTTACGCTTATACCGCAATTATTATGTCGATTCAAAATAATAGGGTAAAGAGAATAacgaatatacaaatattaaaacgctgaatataataataataatgatacttacgatataacaaacaaaatacaacaACAACAGCCACTTTGACGATGTCGTTGGTAGCGTCCGAATCGAATTTTGTAAGAAGATCACTCATTATAAAGGCTTTTACTGGCCTGGCTTTGCACTGATTCTCaaccatttttattaatatatatatatataattatgtatgttaatataacGTATGTTCCACACGATGTCTCGAACAAGAATGACAGCGGTGACCGCACGTACTACAGATAATACACTAACATTACAACCCTTCTtttcttaattcaaattagATAACGTgttctatattaaatcaacATTAATTAATGGCAACACTACCATTCAACCCTTAAATACTTGTCTAAATTGATAGCATATTTTACTAGTAATAGGGAGTTTTATTAATGGCAAGACTAACATTCAACCTTTGTATTTCAAACTTGATAACGTTTATATAAGGATGTaacggttttatttttaatggtaaCACTGACATTACTACCCTTATGTTCTTAATTCAAACTAGACAAGGTACCTATATAAGACTGGtgcattttttgtttatggtaAATGTCAATGGAGGTACAATTTGCGTGCAGGTGGTAGCAATTGACCAGTTTTTGTAGTGGCAggttgttaatatatttttagatatttttctcTCATATCAGTTACTCCTTGGGATCGTTAAGACAGCGGCAGTTGTtctcaaaatgtatttaaaacaaatgtatgaTTATCCCAGCTGGTTATatgttatgataatttaaggCATTTGAGTAAAAAACTGTAGTAAAATTCGTCTATGAgagtacaaaaaaaagttatccATAAGCCCAGCTGACAGCAACTTTGTtgccaaaataaaatttaaacatttatgtgAAGGCCAATGTGAAATTTGTCCACCATAGACTAACACTGCCACAGATAACCAATACATTTGAGGAAGACATAGacaaaattgaattataaacagTTATTATCAAAGCTTTTGTTTGTGAATCAAGCCGTGGCATAGAAAAATTATGCAAATTgacattaacttataacatGAACTTCTATTTAGTGGAAATgtcaaaatctataaaaaaaatatcatacaattATCTTTCATTTCAACGCCAGTTTCCTAGCTGAAGTTCCTTGCTACGTTTCGTTAATATCGATCCAGCAATTCAAGAGTATAATCTATTGACAACTTTATATGAGTCCTTTTCATTCCCTTTAAATGTACCAGTACCAGTGTGTaccaattttaaatgtaccagTAGTTAAATGACATTgtgacaatttaataaaactgtcaGTTGTATTCGTTTTCCAACCGTTCGAGTTTTACACGTAGTTGCAGACTTTATAGATTGACGAGGACCCCGATATAAATTACGTTTCAcatccaaaatatatattaagtcggAAAAAACTTTGAGGAACGCTGAATTTAATCATAATGACGGCCCCGGGAGGCTTCAATTATAGCATTCTACTCTCAATACATCACTTCGGACACGTCCGAATACCTCATAACAATATACTCGCAACGAGTTAAGACGTACAAACAGACGTAGACATGTTTATATAGGTGAGAAACTACCATACGGTAAGTATGGTCGTGATTCGTTATGAATTAAGTTGACGATGATGCGTGCAGAGAAAAATACAGTATTCTGGATGTTTCAACATATTATTCTACATAGAAACAGGTGTTACAGCTGTTTTAAAGAGTATGCCTACCAAAGGTTTGcagtcacactacatacgaaacgTTCCGCGTTTCTTAATCAATAATCAAATGATACTGACTAACgcgaaacgcttcgtatgtagtgtagTAAGTCTACAGCGAGGAAACGTTTGGGATAAGACAAAGATGCACCATCGAAAGGaagatattaagaatatttaaataaacctaatattttcgaattactacgcgttttattattttaaactacaaaacTAAATGAAGCAtttacatctcgtctgcccgtgatcacctCGGAggtgtgtagttttaaaataataataaaacgctTGGTaacccaaaaatattagttgtatttaaatgaatactcgcgaaactCATAGAcctcattatattatgaatataacaataatcgGAGTGTCGAAAaaggaaacaaataaaaaatatttaaggaaaaacaataagcaataataaaaagtctTAATACAGACATCACGTCAGACGCATTGACGCACGGATGTtcggatataatatatatatatatatatatatatatatatttatttatttatatgtaatttattcgTCTATCCGAccattcttataatataaattcgaaTTATCTATcccaataacaattaaattgctTAGTCCAAATACACATCGTCACTATATGGAGTTAGAAGTTTTTCATTGACTTTTCTCCGTACATTATTGTAAGTGTAGGGCATTGATAGCAAACGGGAAACGATACGTAtgtagtataaataatatagcatGTACAAACTTCAACTAATTACTAGATGtccaaaagtaaaaaaataagattttaacgTTCGACGTGGAACCAGTTGTATCTAGATATAACTAGACGAATTGcaacttttataattcattcGTTGACGACATTTTAATGTGCAATAATACAGTCGTTTGGGAGGCTTAAgactatttttgataatatcagACATGACACCGGAAGTACAAATACACTGACTTCCTGTTGGATAATGGACCTAAGACAATACGACGATATAGTCATgtacaaagattttttaatgcaaaaacGTAAATGCTCCGTATGTCGTGTGACGATGGGAACGTGGGGTAAGgacagaattatatattatgtaagtgttctctattttttattaagatatctGTTCTAATAATGTAGTTCACATTAATGTTGAGTTCCATCAAGATACATTAAGCATATTTTACGTAAAAGAGCAATCAACCTCGATTTTATatcagtgaaataaaaaaataaaattatggtaTCCCGGTAGAAATGAACAAAAATCCAGAAAAAGTCGatgtatattaatagtttgGTCAAGTAGACTTTTAAGTAAGGTGGACTTAATGCAAATATTACCTGATAAAGGTACGtccaaaaaatatcaataacataacatatacacacttaaattatttatagcattattaaaaagtatgagtttttgttaatatctaATTGTTATGCCAGTCGCCATATTGGACGCTAAATTGCGAAATGTCAGtaagcaaatttaaaaaaaagaataaattacaATGAACTGTCATCATTATGGCAGTGTGATGTAAACATTGagcgaataaaaaaaaagtaatcaaaattttaagccGAGACTAGTAAATGAATATCGTAAAAGCAGAGGAAGTTGTTTAGGTGGTGGAGCCTAGCTGTGGCCAAGTTAGCTAGCTTAGCTTAGCTCGAATATGAGctagctcgaccggggaagtaccacacCCTCTTATAGAAGATCGACGTGAAGAAGCCttaaatggctgcgtttcgccTGATGAGTGAGAGACGCGGCTGCTCTTTCCCTGTTCTCACTCTTTCCTGCTatctccttattcccacccctccctttcctcaacaaccaaggttggcaacgcatccgcaacgtCTACGTtacggatgtccatgggtgatGGTCACTGCTGCCCATCAAGCAGGCCGTCTGGTGGTTTGTCatctttttcataaaaaattttattaagaaatagtttaaaaaactatttaacgcATtccaacaaattattaaaattattcatcaaaacataattaaatgagatctaagaaattacgttttttattagaatgacATTAActtctcgtctgcccgtaatcacggttgctgcaaaataGCCGagcgtcgggagtatgtaggtagctttaaaataataaaaaaacgaaaatgcgaaaatattacttttatttaaatgaatactcacaaaagtcttagatctcattataactaaaggtatatatataaaggtatatataactaaaggtatatatataaaggtgtATATGTTATGtggtcaaataaaaaattatattttgattgttgTGATTTGATTTTCAATGAATAATGGTTTATCAAGACCTTAACATTTCTAATGTTAgattaaaactttttgcaGAATATAACAgaccataaaatattatgtttacaaaattattcagaGATTTTgcagttttctttttttaaaagtagttatatacagattatatatattttattcatccaATCATagctgtttaaatttattcatttctgTTCTATATGTGTGCAAAATTTTGCattctatatttgaaattctaacagcttgtgatatataacGTCAATTAATTATGCAAGTATAGTTTTCTATTACAGTTTAGTTGTTATTCAAAtgacagtttttatttcaaaaaatttctttaattattgtatataggAAAAGTGTAATGGAAGTGATACACACATACACTTTTCCTTcagcttatattaaaaatgacaacATTAGTAaggttgtatgtatgtttgttgtcTGTCAGACAAAACCGATTTGACAGATTGTAATGAGTTACACAGGTACGTAAGACGAAAAGAAGGACATGGTGTATTATTTACTTCAACGGTTCAAGTAGTTACTTCAGGATCAAGGTGTAATATGTGGTCGGTGATTTATTGGTTGTAACGAcagagatataaatatttttttacaccatCAGGAAGTAGAGATTTCAACGGACGAGAGGTCGACcaatttttggaaaaaaagCTGCTATTTCGAGACGAGAACTTTcgattgaaaataaagtgaataaaCGAATATTGTAAATCAAATAGATTACAGTGTAATCGGGACATAATAAGGTAAGTTTTTACTAGAAAACctagaaaaaaacaatttaattttcacataaattttGAGTTTATGTAATGAAATTGTAGATCTTGGTATAAACTATGGCTTTACTTGTTGATTTCTTTCAACACGACTTGTAGTTTTGCCGGAAATCGAGATAAACCATTTTTTACCCTTAAAAACATACAGTTTCGGGATTGcccataatttttcttttcatttttatcatattttgcTTCCTTTTTTATTCGGACTTCATGGtaccattattttttgttcactTTTAACCACTTTTTAAAGCTTCGGCCCTGGTATATAGAGTAGCAAAAATACAAGAATATGTTTACATTCCATTTCCAATaacaacaattaatataagtgaCCAAATTAACTTAACATGACTGATATTAGGAATCTAACTGTTACAGGAACTTCCTGTTTGTGACCgggtatatttaaaacagccTGTATTCGCTCGGTATTGACTTTTGGCCAAACCTACCCCAATTGTACTATTGATATGTCTCTACTAGAAGAAGGGTATAAAAGGTAGATATATGAGATGGAAGAGATTGGCCTATAAATGTAATCACTAAAAATGGAATCTTaatctaattaaaaacaattaaaaataagtattaagataataaaaaacacaaagcatatgcttttaaaaacaaaaaaatattagtttaatttatatattaaaatatttagttatgtcattataaaattctatatattattagtttaagactaggtataaaatatttgtactaatttcttttcattttcataactTGAATGTTCTTatcacttattatattaaatgtaaatttgattttattggtgtatatattattggtttaaatgatttttaattattaatgggTTTTGTAGATAATTTgcataattttacattaagtaACGTTATACACAAGGTCGCGATACACGATTCGCGATATTCGCGTTAAACCTTCATATATCTTACAAAGTAGGAAAACAAGCAGAAAAATTacggttttattaatattcgacaaaaaataataatacaacagCTGTTATTTCCATAATACTTTTAGTAAAATGTTAGCGATCAAccttaaatgatatatttctgCAATTCATTAACCTAATTGATCTAAGCACACATTGAAACTAGTCTAACAACTTACCTATCATGTCGTACAAAGATGCGGTGTAGTTATCCACAAAATACGAAACAAAACCCATTGCTTCTGCATCACAAaactaataactatatattacaaagtttTTTGAATACGACTCATTCATTGAACTTGTATTTCACATAAGATTCGAACAGTAAGTTGAATGTTTCATATCTATTTTATCAGGAATATGTATTGAAacaacaaatacaaatatcgCGAATCTCGATTTTACTATCGGTCGATCACTGATCTCGATAACAATAATGACAATTCTAATCTATCACTCCGGTCTCTACTGACAGTCACGTTTCATTTTTGGTAAACgacagaaatataaagaaattttacttacatttatatttttagaaattaatgtaaaattatttttatgacttttatctttaaaatattttatatattttaatatgattttatagtagatataaatgtgtaaattttaacagcAATTCAACGTCAGTATGACATGTACTTTATCTAACTGCAGTACTTGTGCATTGGAACTTGTTATAGTTAGGTTTcctactatttatattatataaaaatgtagtttataagtgagaaaaataatcttatttactGACGGTcctgatttttaattaaaatgagcgACAAAATCTACAAGATGATATTGCTTAAACGGCGTCTGTGTAAACGATTAGAGATTGTTGTTATTGCTATGCTCGCAATATCTTTTTAcatatcagttttattattcGGCGGTTTTAAGGGTCCAGAGATAATTCATGTAACCGATTTACATCGATGTCCAGCTTGCTATGGGGTCACAGTGTGCCCAGAACTGTATTCAAATCAAATCATATTGGATTCTTCTCACTGGTCGAATATGTTTAACGCAAAGAACATTTATCATGGTTACACAAAGTCCAGTAGgagagttatattaaaaaagctaGCTCACGATTGGGAGCTGAATGAATTTGATTCAAAACTTTGCTCAGAATGGagattaaataatgattgCAAACCTGTACAATTGttaaatatgacaaatatagATGATAAAGTTCTAGACAtagttgaatataatataacatggcCTGATACTGAGCCAAGGAAAGGACTGGTGCTGTGTCCATATGCATACAGCATATATGACCTTCTTCAACCAGTGTttagcaataataaaaataactataagtCTGAAATGTTGAACATATGGACCATGCTGAGTATAAACCCAGAACCTATCATACTACAGGTAAATTCTACatggtttttattatagtataaatcaaataaaattaatagactactaaaacttttttttttttattatatcaattattctAAATTCTATAGAGATAGTCTATATTTTACccatattctatatttaaatctgttcaataataaaatatttgtaattgaaatagttgcaagtaattaaattttttaaggttttttttctaatgtttGTGTCAGGTTTTACCAAGATCAAAGGGCTGGCCAGTTCCAGCTTTCGGTGGAGTCTGTGGTCGTCTTGAAGTGGTAGCTTATGAAGGTGAACCTTTGTCTTCACTACTACATGTTGCGTGGCATCGGAAACTTAATTACGCTCAGAAGATACTTGAAGCTGCCATGGATTTTACTTTTAAGCATGAAAGGTTAGGAAGGaagaaaaagatttatttaaattactctgTGCATTGTGTAACTGAGCATTAGTTACTCAGTATATACTATTTCAGCTTCTtttcttcaaaatttattgttcttaGTTAAGCCCGCTTAGTAAtcatgtttgaaatttttatttttcaagttaGAATCACATTAAACCCATATTCAAGGCACATAACATATTTAGTTGTAACTGTAATTAGAGAATCCTATACTGCCctcaatacaatataaaacatttatatttagctTTACTTTCAGATTTCGCTTCTACCTCATGGATTGGTCATTAGATAATATCGTAGTCAACGAACGAGATGAGATCACATTTGTCGACTTGGAAGACGTGATTGTTCTGGATAAGCATATTTCACCGAAACCGGAGCTGGTAGATTGGTACAAGCGTTACAATAGAGAATCTATAGGGCCTGGGTTTTCATTTTCTATAGAGAACATGTGTAAACACCACTTGAGCGATCACAATCTGTGGGCAGCATGTTATATATTGATTGGTGATGAAAGTCCACTGCTGTATCCTATACCAAAGGAGGTGAACGCATCCCGACCCTACTTTGATAGACTATTGTCGGCTTGCCTGAACGGGGATGACAGATTCAAAACAATACGGAAACTCCAACATGTTATTGAAGAAATGCTGAACGATGAGAAGATTCTCCGATCTGGAGTCAGTTGATTAAGATTGtaattcagatatttttatttataatctgtgatattatgtatattgagTTAAATGGTTGTGCTATGATTGCAattcatgatttttttgtttatttttatttattaagttattttatcaattatgtttagataaaattatagctttaaatttaattttagaaaatcaaatctcattaaaaaaaacaaatgtcttCACTTTTATGAACTATCatgtatagaataaataataaggataaatacatatattttttattgttaagtatAGAATATTCAACAATAAGTATGATGCTGTAGTAAGGATCATATGACAATACAATGTAAGGAGTGAAAAATAAGCGggagtttaaattattacatacaacCGCCAGTTGAAATGATGGACTAGATctcaaaaatactttaaaatatacaaaacgtCTTAATATTACTAGCAATTTATAAttcctaatttaataaaaaaacattaaatgtcaGAGTAGTTATTGACTCTATTAAACTCCTTAAAAATTCAAAgtgcaaataattatatttttaatttaaatgaaactaatattttttagattaatacgcgtattttattattgtaataaaccacatactcccgacgtttcggttactttgtaaaactttgttacaaataaatggtC harbors:
- the LOC116775018 gene encoding divergent protein kinase domain 2A, whose protein sequence is MSDKIYKMILLKRRLCKRLEIVVIAMLAISFYISVLLFGGFKGPEIIHVTDLHRCPACYGVTVCPELYSNQIILDSSHWSNMFNAKNIYHGYTKSSRRVILKKLAHDWELNEFDSKLCSEWRLNNDCKPVQLLNMTNIDDKVLDIVEYNITWPDTEPRKGLVLCPYAYSIYDLLQPVFSNNKNNYKSEMLNIWTMLSINPEPIILQVLPRSKGWPVPAFGGVCGRLEVVAYEGEPLSSLLHVAWHRKLNYAQKILEAAMDFTFKHERFRFYLMDWSLDNIVVNERDEITFVDLEDVIVLDKHISPKPELVDWYKRYNRESIGPGFSFSIENMCKHHLSDHNLWAACYILIGDESPLLYPIPKEVNASRPYFDRLLSACLNGDDRFKTIRKLQHVIEEMLNDEKILRSGVS